In the Triticum aestivum cultivar Chinese Spring chromosome 2B, IWGSC CS RefSeq v2.1, whole genome shotgun sequence genome, tgtacatcagcaagaattcctcatacacatgactgtgatgcgtatacttaccttgtggtcttgagttggcttaggatggaatgaacctgtgaaaataaggttaaataacacagatgcatctactagccagagcaaacaagaagaaaccacaagagtaccaagactgggatgacatgtagagagtgagtaccaagtaccacattggatatagacatatccccaaaggtaaagatgtgcaatgaatttaaagaatttctttcccttgaatgtcttgctccccctgaatctagcatgggatactgggagaagatagggaacagaaaatcagagctcaaagagacaaatgaacagagctaatgcaaataagcacatatgaacatgtattTGCCCTCTAGAAGACATGTAACATCTCTCCTCTTGagcaccaagcatctgggatccttgagtattctctccccctagagatatgattaagaTTTGATGtgatatctctctccccctttgacatcaatttccaagaagggtcttctggaatttgtcgtgagtgggtttggtccttgagtcacagcacaaagcgacaaattaaagtgatgctggtagaggacaagattgaTGGAGTGAAGCTGGATTAAAATTAATGCAGAAACAACTGGCAaaatgtctttcctgtagtgaattcagtggcaccgagttgtatgcttcagTTGCAccaaaaggattcggttggaccaaaaataaGGGACCGGTGTGACCGAATTCATCACAGAGAAAactcttgtcacctcagctcactagacaagtaagaactcacaaggatttgcaaggaattaaatgcagggaatgcagaacagaaagtaaaagagaagaatcttaaaagaaatctagatgaagttttttttgaaacgagaaacaaatatgcatgagacaaatgcaagagcacagaaaagaacacaagagaacttcatctagaatttgtcggtgacaaagtcacctatgttagagtatattgacttaggagtcaagtcagatcacttgatcataggtcatactcatcgtttaagctcaaaatggggttaccatttttcatttaagcatcttgatgtattcacatcttgtcgagttgctttaactcatgactagGAGGAAAGCTTCtccaagatggaataacataccttgggtggtggtgttgattgtgatcatgtagttgaacttgtgtgggttgctcaaggttgatgtagttcatcaagagttgggagcaccacttggaatttgagtccatctacctacatgggttagtttttgcaaggaagagcacttgtgtatccaagatGACAATCATGAATCTCAATAATAAATTTGTCAAATGATATGTTTGAATggtcgtgcttccttgtcttcaaccaccattatgtagagacttggtgatgtagagattgctcaaaatgtgagtgagttgcaatctcatagagtgAAATTCATCCAAGTaactacaagggttagataacatgcaaggtgcaaatatatccaagatgtaagattatcatcataagagaaatatcgaggattagtcataggctcttGTCTTTCatatatcaaatggagttcctactccaagtttgaagcatcaatgatgttcaattcacctctcaacctgcaaaacactttctcatcaagaggtttagtgaaaatatccgctaatagtttttcggtgcgaacatgcttaagattaatgtcccctttggcaacatgatctcgaatcaaatgatgacgaatttcaatatgcttagttcgagaatgttgcacgggattgtgagcaatcttgaatgcactctcattgtcacaaagtaatggaacatgtttcacatatatcccataatctttaagagtttgggtcatccaaagtaattgagcacaacatgatcccgcagcaatgtattccgcttcggcagtgggcaaggataccgagttttgtttcttggaagacaaagacacaagagatctaccaaggaattgataagtacccgaagtggactttctatcaaccttgtcaccggcatagtccgggtcagagtagccaacaagatcgaaagaggccctcttaggataccaaatgccaaaatttggtgtatgaattaagtatctcactatccttttcacggccttaagatgacattctttaggtgcagcttgatatcgtgcacacatgcacacacttagcataatatcgggacgtgaagcacatagatacaaCAATgagccaatcatagagcgataaaccttttgatcgaccggttcaccatctttggtcaaatcaagatgtccactagtaggcatgggtgtagtcatacctttgcattcttgcatattgaacttcttgaataagtccttggtgtactttatttgagagacaaaagtaccttatttagtttgcttgatttgcaacccaagaaagaatttgagttcactcatcatcgacatctcaaacttctccgacattagctttccaaacttctcactaaaatgagggttagttgatccaaatataatatcatcgacataaatttggcatacaaataattctccattgacccttttagtaaaacATGTAGAATCACTTTTTCCAAAtccaaagcctttttcaataaggaacttgatcaagcatttataccaagctctaggagcttgtttaagtccatagagagctttgtgaagtttgtaaacattattaggtttcttaggattgacaaatccgggaggtttttcaacatagacttcctcctctatttcaccgtttagaaaagcacttttaatgtccatttggtacaaggtgatgtcatggtgattagcataggcaagtaagatgcgaatggactcaagtctagaaacgggagcataagtctcaccatagtccataccttcgacttgtgtgtagccttgggcgacgagacgtgctttgttgcgaactacttgtccatcttcatcttgcttgttgcgaaacacccatttggtaccgatgatgttgtggttgttgtcgggcttcccAACCAATGTCCAAAGTTGATTCCTCTCAAAgctgtgtagctcttcatgcatagcgtttatctagtccagatcttccaatgcttcttcaaccttcataggttcaatgctagagatgaatgaatagtgttcacaaaagttagctaaacgagttttagagcgagtgattctcccagtttggatatcattgtagatttgctcgacgggatggtctttagcaattcttgctcgaactcgtgaaagcttttgcttgggtcttggttgaacatcttcttcatcttcttcttcttcttggccttcttcattgtcggcgttgtcgttctcttgttgtggtggagaaggaggtttttgacgttcttggtgtacttcctcgttttcttcatcttggtgtgtctcacttgtggatgcttccatatcaactcttggttcaccttgtcgtgaggtagaagcttccacttggacggacgagttactctccttcacctccattggacgaatcttgccaatagacaagtcttggattgcttccaaggggtctttgtctcctacatcaattggcaattgctctacttgcgagccgttagattcatcaaacttcacatctaccgtttcttcaacctttcgggtgaaattgttgtagacatggtaagtgtgagagtttgagccataaccaagtaggaaacttcatgagacttaggagcaaatttagaatgacgatgcttatcaagaatgtagcactttgagccaaatactcgaaagtatccaacttggggtttgttaccggtgaggagctcatatgtcgtcttgccgagtagcttgtgaagatacacgcgatttgttgcatgacaagctgtctcaaccgcttctgcccaaaagtgcttcggtgtcttgtactcatcaagaatcgtccttgccattttgatgagcgtccggttcttcctctcaacaactcaattttgttgaggtgtgtatgtagacgagaactcatgtgaaatcccttcttcatcaagagaggtgtccacatttgcgttcttgaactccgttccgttgtcgctgcgaaccttcttgatcttcacttcaaattgattttgggccttcctagcaaagtttttgaagatcttttggacctgtgatttgtcatcgagaaagaacacccacgtaaatcttgaaaaatcatcaactataactagaccaaaagaatttccaccgagactcttgtaagcgttaggaccaaagagatccatgtgaagtagctcgagtggcctccttgtggtcatgatgttctttgtggtcatgacatcgttaacaccaaggatatgatttcctttaataagcttgtcaagatttcgcatgccaacatgacctaatcgtctatgccataaccaacctttagaggatttagcaataaagcaagttttgggttgagcctttttagtgaaatcaacaatgtaaagatcacctctacgtataccggtaaagaccattttatgattatctctacaaaacacttggcaatctacttcagtaaataggacattgaaaccaaaatcagcaagtctagatactaaaaataagttgtagccaagagattcaacgagcataacattttgaatggagctatcatgtgagatggccaccttaccgaggccaaccaccttaccctttgagttgtcactgaaagtgacatactttcgaggaccatcgttttcagcaagctcacgaaacatatctttatctccggtcatgtgatcggtacatccactgtcaagaacccattcctttcctcatgccatatatccccgaagatttgccaaaagaccaaagtgtctcattgcatcatcaagatcaaagtcactatcatcatcctcatcatagtatccatgttcaacatcgtcatgtggtggatcaatttcttgagagggtgattcgttagaatgagtttgacaatgatcttctttatgaattttaataaCTTCTGAAATAAtgtcactaataattccaacattttcTTTGGTACGCATAAGAGTTATAAGTTcgaatagacaatcaccaaacataggatcattggaattcatcttactcaaggcaatagacttatgaagaatttcatctagatttttcaaggaataatccagaaattgttcctcaagaaatttccatatagtgtaggcacactcaagagtaggaaagtttccaatcaagtttctaggcaagcctctagtgataagattaaaaGTTCTAAGATTCctgatcatgtcaattgactcatcaagggtaggatgcataggatcaacatgaggtgtacaagggctagcaatgtacttgtttaaatgatattgattgaaaatcacaagcatctcatttttccactcatgaaaatactctccatcaagtataggcactctatgtctaagactccccaaagtagactcatccatcttcctccaatggtgattaaaccaaagcaatggagaccaatgctctgataccaattgaaaggatcgagaagaggtgtctagaggggggtgattagacacttcgtgccaaaagttgcagtttttaatttctttaagtttaagtggagttttggcacaagtttaacaatcataatacatatcccaccatggccgtcgcccacgaaggacttgcctcactagcggtagatcttcacgaagtaggcgatctccttgcccttacaaactccttggttcaactccacaatcttgtcggaggctcccaagtgacacctagccaatctaggagacaccactctccaagaagtaacaaatggtgtgttgatgatgaactccttgctcttgtgcttcaaatgatagtctccccaacactcaactctctctcacaggatatggatttggtggaaagaagatttgagtggaaagcaacttggggaaggctagagatcaagattcatatggttggaatggaatatcttggtatcaacacatgagtaggtggttctctctcagaaaatgtaagttggaagtgtagtttcgttctgatggctctctccatgaatgaagaggaggtggaggggtatatatagcctccacacaaaatctaaccgttacacacaacttgccaatctcggtgggaccgaattgagaaactcggttggaccaatttagcaaatctagtgaccgttaggattttcggtgggaccgacatgcaactcggtaggaccgatatggttagggtcagggcataacgtaatctcggtgagaccgattacacaaactcggtgggaccgattttggtaataagctaaccaaagagttggtcaggtaaactggGTGGGatcggttcgctcatttcggtgagaccgaaatgttacgaaagggaaacagagagtttacattgcaatctcggtaggaccggttacacaaactcggtgagaccgattttggtaatggatatacagagagattgcaatcccatctcggtgagaccgagatccctatcggtgagaccgatttgcctagggtttgtagcagtggctatgacatctgaactcggtggcgccggatagaaagaatcagtggggccgagtttgacttttggtttaggtcatatgtggatgtgaaaaagtagttgagggttttggaatatatcacgaagcactttgagcaagaacctcattaagcaacacctcatcccttcgtgatagtattggcttttcctatagactcaatgtgatcttggatcactaaaatagaaaatgtagagtcttgtgcttgaagcttgagccaatcctttgtccttagcatcttgaaggggtttcacatccttTAATCCATGCCACTTTATTTttaaacttatctgaaacatactaggtaaaagtgttagtccaacaagagatatgttgacattaattaccaaaatcacccaggaagcacttgtgctttcacattgGCAGCCCTGATTTCTTTCGATGCTCCCAAATCTTCAGAGGATATTCGCTGTTTATCTGGGTAAGAACCAATATCATGCAAAGTCTTTAAAATCTAACACTGAATAGATGCAGAGAGGCTAGGGGCGCTGGGCTTCATGACTCACAAGAGGGATCTAGTGGCGGAAGTCCTTGGAGTCGTCGGCGACGACCGTGCGCTGGGAGCCGCTGTGGTGGGTGGCCAACGTGGTGACCATAACGAGCACGGTGGCCGGACAGGAAGGATGTTGGAGGACGGGCTTGAGGTCGGCGGGATCGAGGAATCTCATGGGCGCAAGTCACCCCAATGTTGACAGCAGTGGATCCGTCTTCCGCCGGCGTGATCTGGCCTCACTCCTCATTGTCTGCCTGGTACAGCAGCGTCGCCACCAGTCAAGGGCTCGTCTTACGGGAGAGAaaaaggggaagagagagagagagagagagagagagagatcaagtgaGATGCAATATATTTATTCTTCCCTGGTCCCACGTTTCGTATTCCTCCGTATTCCTTGCTGTGTCCCAAGAAGAAGTAAATCCTAAGTGACCTCTTCACGAATCTTGACGCAAGCGTCAACGACGGATGGTTCGACGGTACATACCAGAACCGGTTTCGCATACATTTCCGATGCCCCTAAATACCAGATTTTTATTTGAGGTACctttttttttgagattttttttctGAGATTTTTTGAGGCACCTAGATTCCAGAACTTGGTCGGCCCAGCTGGATTTTTGTTCGGCTGGGCCTGGGTGGAGAGCATTGGGCCGGGCCTGGGTGCTGCAGCGGGCGAAGAGGGCGACGAGGATAAACAGTTTGACATCCGAAGCTGTGGGAGTGTGTTGGTCGCTGTCTCTCGCCGGCCGCCGGCGATGTCGACGGCTGCAGCCACCGCCACCCTGACCTCCCCCCCCTTTGCCCGGCGGCCTCGCGCCCCGCGGGGCGGCAGGCGGACGGTGCGGCCGCGCGCGTGCGCGTTCCACCCGGAGGTGGCACGCGCGGTGGAGTCGCTGCAGGCGGAGTTCCGGGAGGTGGACCAAGCCCTCGCCCTCAACTCCTCCCGCGTCTCCGCCGCCTTccacgccgcccgcgtcgccccccACGTAACCACTCAGACCTCCGCCCCGCTCTTTCTCTACTCTCTTTACCCTCGCTGCCTGCTGCTCACTGACGCGTGGGCACCGGCCTGTAAACTGCAGCACTTCGGTGGGTCGACGGGGTACGGCCACGACGACGCCGGCGGCCGGGAGGCGCTCGACTCCGTCTTGCGCCCCCAGGTTTTCTCCTCAATTCCACATTCCATTGCCGCGCTCGACTGATTAGCTGAGCTCTCACTGAActctgctcttcttcttcctcgttggtTTGCCAGTTCTTCTCCGGCACGCACGCCATCGCCTGCGCACTGTTCGCGCTATTGCGGCCTGGACACGAGGTAATCAATATGGACTTGACCGAACCGAGAGGCACTCGACTCCGTCTTCGCCCACGTCGTCGGCGCCGAGGCCGCCATCGTGCGCCCCCAGGTTTGCCCATCCATCCCACATTCAGTTGCCGCGCTCTGCTGACGACCTGAGCCTGAGCTCCCGGTGACGAACACTTCTTGGTTTGGCAGTTCTTTTCCGGCACGCACGCCATCGCCTGCGCTCTGTTCGCGCTCCTGCGGCCTGGACACGAGGTGATTAATATGGACATGGCTGAACCGAAACGCCAAATTCTGGCATTGTGTCTGCTGGACTCAGAGAACTGATGACAGACAACTCCTACTACAGCTCTTGGCGGTCGCCGGGCCTCCCTACGACACCCTGGAGGAGGTCATCGGGATCAGGGGGTCGGCCAACGTAGGATCGCTCAAGGACTTTGGGGTGACCTACCGAGAAGTCCCGGTGAGCTGATTATTCCCCTCCAGACATCTGCTACTCTGTTTTACATTGTGCTACTCTGTGTTACTTTGCCTCTGTTACTCAAGCGTGTTACTGTTACATTGTGCTTTGAATGGGTTGCTTATGTGGATTCAGTTGTAGCTCGCAGCAGATGGTGGCCTTGACTGGGACGCGCTTGCGCATGCCATCAGACCGGAGACCGGGTGCGCGCTCATACAGAGGTCCTGCGGTTACTCGTGGCGCAAGAGCCTGGGCGTAGATGATATTCGNNNNNNNNNNNNNNNNNNNNNNNNNNNNNNNNNNNNNNNNNNNNNNNNNNNNNNNNNNNNNNNNNNNNNNNNNNNNNNNNNNNNNNNNNNNNNNNNNNNNNNNNNNNNNNNNNNNNNNNNNNNNNNNNNNNNNNNNNNNNNNNNNNNNNNNNNNNNNNNNNNNNNNNNNNNNNNNNNNNNNNNNNNNNNNNNNNNNNNNNNNNNNNNNNNNNNNNNNNNNNNNNNNNNNNNNNNNNNNNNNNNNNNNNNNNNNNNNNNNNNNNNNNNNNNNNNNNNNNNNNNNNNTTCATGTTTTGGGACTCACTTCAGATGCAAAATCCAAACTGCAAGGTTATGGTTGACAACTGCTACGGTGAATTCGTTGAGACATCGGAGCCTCCAATGGTGGTATGTTCACAATGGTCAACATCATAGGAATAACAGAGCAGTCTTACTTAATTGGGCATTTGCATGACAGGGAGCAGATCTGATTGCCGGCAGCTTGATAAAGAACCCTGGTGGTACCATCGCACCTTGTGGTGGCTACGTTGCTGGGAAGAAAGATTTGGTTGCCGCAGCTGCAGCTCGCCTATCCGCACCCGGACTTGGGGTGGAGTTTGGGTCAGCACCTGGACATGTTATGCGAGCGATGTTTCAGGGCTTGTTTCTTGCTCCGCAAATGGTTGGAGAGGCAGTAAAAGTGGTTTGCTTATCATTCTTTGCCTCTTTCGGAAAATTATGCATGCAATTGCAAGTGACAATCTTATACTTTCCACAGGGGGGTTTGCTAATTGCAGAGGTCATGTCAGCCAAGGGCTATAGAGTTCAACCACTTCCGAGGGCACCACGCCATGATATTGTGCAGGTTGATTTAAGTTCAACATTAATTAGTATGAACAGAATATTTCGCAATAATTCACTAGGAACATGAGTGTCCACACGAACAAGATGTGACAGTCTGAAAACACTTTAGCTTTTAATTGATTTTTGGTAAATCAGCATAGCTACTGCGCTGCGTCACATATTCAGAAAGCTAATGTAGGGAAACATATTTCAGAAAATAAACATTATTAATAGAGTAGATTAAGAGACTGATTAAATGGTGACATTCTTCCAACGTTTTATTTGTGGAGAACGCCTGGCTGCAGAAACCATCTAATTCAAAGTTTGATCTTGACAGAAGGTCAAGCGGTCTCTTTAAATCATTTGACTCTGTGCCTGTCAGTGCTACCATGTCACGGCATTTTTTAAGACCAATGAAATAACTATATTGGCTATTTTGCTTTCAGGCAGTAGAGCTTGGCAACAGGGAGAGACTCATAGCATTCTGTGAAGTTGTTCAACAGACTTGCCCAGTAGTATCGTTTATTAAGCCAACCGCTGGGGAAACTCCGGGTTATGCTTCAGAGGTGTGTTTGTATACCCTGCTCTATAAATTTCTGTTTGTTTTTTAGCTGTTTTTTGAATAATATATTTGAGGGCAGTTTATTCCATTTATTTACTATTTTGCTCGAACTGGATTAAATTTTTCCCCCAAAACTATATTTTTGCTATCTTCAATTCTGCATAGTTTCCATCTTTGCTTTGATGCAAGAGCGATTAGTTCACTTGAATCAGGTCATCTTTGCTGACGGGACATTCATGGATGGA is a window encoding:
- the LOC123039568 gene encoding uncharacterized protein YnbB-like; this translates as MSTAAATATLTSPPFARRPRAPRGGRRTVRPRACAFHPEVARAVESLQAEFREVDQALALNSSRVSAAFHAARVAPHHFGGSTGYGHDDAGGREALDSVFAHVVGAEAAIVRPQFFSGTHAIACALFALLRPGHELLAVAGPPYDTLEEVIGIRGSANVGSLKDFGVTYREVPLAADGGLDWDALAHAIRPETGCALIQRSCGYSWRKSLGVDDIMQNPNCKVMVDNCYGEFVETSEPPMVGADLIAGSLIKNPGGTIAPCGGYVAGKKDLVAAAAARLSAPGLGVEFGQ